The genomic window CGAGCCAAGTCAGTGTTGCAGAAAAGTCTGAAAAAAGCAGGCTTAAAACTAATGAACCAAACCAGCAAGAAACTATCAAGCCAAACTACTTAGGGAGTTGCTTTCACAGCTAGAGGGTTGGGCTGGCGATTAGCAACGGGCTCTTGAGCTATTACTGTGGGTCGGGGTTTCAGGGCAACGTCTTCTGCCCAAGCCGAGTGATAGCGCACCTCAATCGATTGCTCATTGGCATTGAGCAGATCTAAATCACCGCGCATAGCGTTCCAGTTGTTTTGTTGCAAGAAGTTTGGCTCAGGCCCAACGCCACGAAAACCACCGCCAGAATAATTGACTGGAACTTCGTCTAAGCTGCGAACAAACCGTTCGCCATTCCAGTGCCAGTCAGAAGCGGGCCAGTAAACAGCAGGCGTATCGGGGACACGAACTGCCTGCTCCGGCAGGGGTGAAATCCCCGTGTTGATGGTTGCCGTAAAGCCTGGCTCATAACGGATTTCGTAGCGGCCCGTGGGGTTAGCTTCAGTCAGGTTTAAGGGCATCCACCACAGAACTTCAACCGGACCGGCATCTGGCTGTAGCGTTGTGGTTCCTGGCTCTTTTTGAGTCAGACTCTTAAAGAGCGCCAAGCCGGATTGGGGTAGCTCGGCTGTGGCCGTAAACCGCCAGCAAGACCAGCTTTGAGTCACTTCGGGATTTGCCCATTGCAAGGCACAAACCCCGTTACCAGTGCTGACCCAGAGAGTATCTTGTTCAAGCTTCAATTTTTGCGGTATGGCACCAACTATGGGACTGTTGTTGACGTTGTAAGAGGTCATCGAACCCTGGTTAGGATCTTGCACTCCAGGGCGATAAGCGACTAGGCCCAAGCTGGAAAGAGACGGATTACCTTCGCCAGAGCGCATGGTGCCCAGCCAAAAGGTTGGTGCGGTTGGTTTGCCCGTAATTGCTAGATCAGTAATTTGCTGAATCTGTAAGGTCTTGGGTTTAACCAGTGTTAATTTCTGGGTTTTGGGGTCATAGTTGACCAGGGTAGCAATACCGGCATTCCCTTCCCCTTGTTGGGAGGTGACTGCCCACCAGAGCTGATTGTTATAGACGACTGGTGTGGTTGCTGAAGCAGAGCCCAAGCCCACTCCCACCCCCGCTTGTTTCACTTCCTCTAAGGTGTAGAGCACCTGCTGCTGGGGCGGGCTACTCTGAGCTTTACCTACCTCGAAAATGACTTTGTCATCGCGAGTCAGGGCTCGATATTCGTAAGTTTGATCCTGGAATTCGACCCGGTTTAGAGGTGGATTGCTAGCTTGCTGATAACTTTCTGGTCTAGCAAGTTCTGCGGGTAAAGTACCCGGTTGAACCGTCCAGGATTGGTTGGCTCGACAATAAACGAAATCGTATTCCCGAGCTTGAAACTTGATTGTGTCGCTATCACTAACAATGTTGCGAGGGCGATAGTCAAAGCGGTCATTAGCATTCACGAAGTTGACAGTGGCTTTGGAACCATCCGCTTCATAGAATGAGGTGCTAGGCGTAGGCAAGTCGCTAACTGGGGCAGGACAATTGGCCGGCGGTTCAGTTGCAGTGGGACTGCCAGAGACAAGATTCGGTGCAGACCTTGCACAAGCACCGAGCAAACAGGCCAGACCAAGTAGCGAGGCGACTCTCATGAGCAATTTCGGATCCAGAGGCAGGGACTAAACGAAGGTAGCGACCAAAATCAAGGCTCGGAATTGAGCTGACCTAGTTGGGGAGCAGGAAGTTCCCAGGCTTAGGCTCACACCGTCCAGGCGCTTTTGCCCTCATCCAATGGATTCACCTAGTCGAGTGATTTTTGCGCCCCAAAACAGTTTGTTTGGCAGCAAAGGGGCAATCAGAGCATAGAATCAACTCTTAAAACATTACGAGCAAACTGAATTCAAAGCTCTGTTTGTGCATTTTCAACCGCAGTTGACACCGTTTTTTTGCTTTTTTTACTTTAGGTTTTTAATTTATGTTGAGCCTCAAGTCTTCGTGTTTAAGAATACAAAAAACAGCGTTCTAGCTCTCTAAAATCCGGGCTGATGTTGCAGGCCTTTAGAGGCATGGAGAATGATTGATGGCGCAACATGAGCACGATTCCGAGCAAAATCCTCGATCGGATCATGGAGTAGGTCATGACTGTAATGATCACACGCATGGCTTAGCAAATCTTGATTCGGAAGTGAGTGAACCGGATCCCCCAGCGCAATTTTTATCGAAGCAGTCGCGGCGGGCCTTTTTAGTTTCTAGCGGGGCCGCCGCAGCGTTAGGTGCAGATTACGCAGTTGGTTTCTTACGCAACCCAGAACAAGCCCAGGCAGAAACCGTTGCAGCCGCTGATTCAATTCGCGATGCTGGTAATATTCACATCCTCAAAGCCACACCACAGACTTGCTTTTGGGGCTTTTTTGATAAAACTCTGCCTCCCGTTTTGACGATTGACTCTGGCGATATTGTCTATGTCGAAGCCCTCACACATCACGCAGGGGATGCTCCCGATTTACTGATGGATACGGGGGTCAAAGAAGTCTATGACAAGGTAACTGACCGGGGCCCAGGCGTGCATGTGATGACTGGCCCGATTGCCGTCCGAGGCGCGGAGCCAGGCGATACGCTGATGGTCCGAATTCTGAAAACTCAGCCACGGCTGCCCTATGGCAGTAACATTGCTGCCCACTGGGGCTACCTCTACGACGCCTTCAAAAAAGAGCGCATTACTATCTATAAACTCGACTTTGAGGCGGGTCTAGCTCAACCAGCATTTGCCTATGATTTCAAAGGGCGACCGCTGTATGACAAAGCCGGTTTTGTAACTGCTCCTGATGCTGCTAGCCGTCAACCTTTCAAAACCAAAGTTGCGATTCCTATGCGTCCTCACTTCGGCGTTATGGGTGTAGCGCCAGGTGAAAGTGGGCGGATTAACAGTATCCCACCGGGTCCTTTTGGCGGCAATATTGACAACTGGCGCATCGGCGCTGGAGCCACGATGTATTACCCGGTTTTCAATAGAGGAGCCAATTTCTTTATCGGTGATCCGCACATGGCTCAAGGTGATGCCGAACTGGCTGGCACTGCAATTGAAGCTTCGCTCAATGGCTATCTTCAGATCTTTGTGATCAAAGATTTCCCCATTACCAATCCCATTCTGGAAACTGATACCCATTGGATTACCCACGGCTTCAATGAAGACCTCAACAAGGCCATGCGTCAATCAGCGGATCAAATGTTGAAGTTTCTACAAACGAAGCGAGCCATGAGCGCTGATGAAGCCTACACCTTGATGTCTGTTGCGGTAGATTTTGGCGTGACACAGGTGGTGGATATGCGCCAGGGCTGTCATGCGGCGCTGCCCAAGAGCCTGTTCTTGCCCACACCCTATTCAAGCTAAGGCTGCATGAGTTCTAGGGGTAGTCTCACCACTCAATCCACCTGCAAGCTGCCCCTAGTCATACTCAAACCGTTTAGCTCAGGCAATACTTCTTAACGCTTCACCCCTCTCAAACGCTCGTTGCAAGCCGAGGGCACTGGTAGACTGATGACACTAATCCTCAGTTAGCAAGCGTTCAGGTCAAAGCAAGAGACGATGGTAGATTCCCTTCATAAAGCAGACTCGCTCCAAGAGCAGCGCCCCGGCGTGAAGGTTCCGTCTAAGGACACGATCCTGACGCCCCGCTTCTACACCACCAACTTCGAGGAGATGGCTGAGCTGGATATCTCCAGCCGAGAAGCTGACTTTCAGGCACTCCTAGATGAGTTCCGCACGGACTACAATCGTCACCATTTCGTGCGTGGGGATGCCTTCAATCAGTCGCTGGATCACCTCGACCCGGAAGCCCGCCGCTTGTTTGTCGAGTTTCTAGAGCGTTCTTGTACTGCTGAATTTTCAGGCTTTCTGCTTTATAAGGAACTCTCACGCAAGCTCAAAGACAGCAGCCCTGTTTTGGCGGAATGCTTCAACTTGATGAGCCGTGACGAGGCGCGTCATGCAGGTTTCCTCAACAAGGCCATGTCAGACTTCAATCTGGCGCTGGACCTGTCATTCTTAACCAAGAGTAAGAGCTACACCTATTTCGCACCCAAGTTTATTTTCTACGCGACTTATCTGTCCGAGAAAATTGGCTACTGGCGCTACATCAAAATCTATCGCCACCTGGAAGCGCATCCCGAAAATCGCATCTACCCCATCTTCCAATTCTTCGAGAATTGGTGCCAGGATGAAAGCCGCCACGGTGACTTCTTCGCGCTGTTGATGAAGTCGCAGCCCCAGTTTTTGAATGACTGGAAAGCGAAGTTGTGGTGCCGCTTCTTCCTGTTGTCGGTGTTCGCCACCATGTACATGAACGATGTGGCTCTCCGTCCTGAGTTTTATCAACTCCTGGGCATGAATCCTCGCGATTATGACTTGGATGTGATCGAGAAGACTAACCGTGATGCCGCTAAGGTTTTCCCAGTTGTTCTCGATACGGCCAATCCGGAGTTCACCGCTCGCCTGGATAATTGCGTGGACAAGGCTCGTAGACTGTCTGCCATTGGCAAATCTAATGCTCCGGCACTGATCCAGTCCTTGCAAAAGGTACCTCCGATTCTGGGCATCGGCTGGCAATTGATCCGCCTGTATTTTATGAAGCCAGTGCCTGCTGCGGCACCGGGAACTGTCCGTTAATTCAAGGCATGAAGCAATTAAATTGGGGCGGATCTGAAAGTCAGGTCCGCTTTCTTTTGGGATTCACCCTCGCGTGCGGGATTGGCTGTAGTGTTGGTGGCTGGCAAGCCCCTCTGCTGGCCCAAACCGCTACGCCGACCCCACAAGCCAGCCCCTCACCGAACCCCGATCTCGATTTGCCCGCAGGCACTCTAGAGCAAAGCCCGGTACTGCGACGTTGGCTAGAAAAGCCGCCGGATGTGCTGGATGATATTCGGCGCGACCCTAGTTTTCCAACCCGGATTCAAGTGGGGCCGACTCGTTCTCTCGAAGATGAGCGTGGCGGTTTTGCTGTGGGCGTAGAAGATGTGTTTGTGGGGCGCACAGGTCTCACTTTCAGCAGCCAATATCAGCAGACGGGCGATGATAGCCGCTTGCAGGCGCATGCTCGTTACTACCTATTGCCGTTGGGTTCTCGCTTCAATTTCGCACCGCAAGTTGGCTACGGTCAGGCGTATTTGCAGGGGGACCGCACGAGCGGCGTGGACATAGGTTACAAGGTGATTTTGGTGTTGTCGCGCGGCAGTTCGGATATCAACTTCAGTCAGTCCTGGATTAAGCCAGGGAGCGATAACGAAACGCGATTGACTCGCGTGGGGGTGGGCTATGCGCTCACGCGTGATCTGCGTCTGGCTACCGATTTCCAGTGGCAGCGCACGGGCGAACGTAGCGACCGTCGCGCTGGTTTGCTCCTGGAGTGGACACCTTAATTAACATCTGAGTCCAACTCCCAGTTGTAGGCTGAGGGAAAACGGCAGGGTGAAAGAGATGACCCACGTTCCCAAGAATCGCCTAAGAGTTGCTCGGCGTTGGCTGCTGCTTACCTGCGGTGCCGCTGCTGGCATGAGTATTGTTGGCATGAGCAGTGCTGGCATGAGTGCTATATCTCAAGCTCCAGCTTCAAGCCCAACTTGGTTTAGGCCACAAGCTGGGCTTGAAACAGGAGGGCCCATGCAAGTCGCGGTAAACCCGCCCCCACCAACGGGCGCTCAGATTGTGTTCAACAGTGAAGATTTTTATAATCTCAATGGCTGGACCGACTTGAGCCAAGCGGTGACTTGGGGCAACAGCACGGTGGCCCGCTCGGCCTTCACGACGGGCAGCTATGTTCAGCTCACTCGGACCGGCAGCAACAACACGGTGGGCTTGACTGGCTACAGCACCCCTAGTAGCCTGCGCACTTTTACGGCCCTCGACCACCGCTTCGCGACGCCAATTAACCACGCCACCAACATTGTCACCATTGACTTTCGCGCGGCTTGGACCAAACTCGATACCAGTGGGGCGGGCGAGAACGGGCGTTTCATGGTGGTGTTGACCCACAGTTATCCGACTAGCGGCTTGGATACGACGCTCAATAAACGTTTGAATGATTTTTCGACGACCTGGTGGGCGCGTCCGGCCTATCATCTGCGCATTCGCTCTGGCAACAATACCAGTGCCACGGCTTTGTTGCAGTACGGCGGCGGTCGCAGTAACTTGGGCGAGTTTGAAACCTATGATGCCAACCGAGATGGCAGGCCCGATTGGTGGCTTCCCGGTTTTATTTCGGGAGCCAATGGCGTCTCACCGGGTACAGCTGCGGATTTCCCCAGCAATAGCTGGGTGCGCACGCCTCAGGGTATTGCTTCAACCTCATTCCGCAACTACCGCTATGTGGTGAAACCGGATGCGCAAGAGGTCTGGTACGACGCCAATGACAACGGCACTTTTGAAAGCACCGAACTAAAAGCCCGGATGCCGCTGCCTCAAAGCTCGACGGCTCCGCTCTATTACTACTTCCCTAGGTTTGAGGGCATTCGGCTATATTGGCGCGGGGCGGGTGGTCCCGATGCTTTGGGCAGTGACCCAGGCCAGGTATTGGTGGATCGCCTGGTGGTCTCGGTCAGACCGCTTTAGGCGGCGGACTCAAGTTGCTAGGAGGCGAAGCCAAGTGAGTGGGGAGGCAGCTCGCCTTGCGATCAGCGCGTCCTTACTTGCGTGAAGGCGGACCTCGGTTACGCGCGGGCAAGTGTTGCTTGCTGGGGACCGGGCCTTGAGCGCGATGAATGGGTTCAGCAGCGCTAAGGTCGCGTAGTTCGCAACTGGTAGTGCTGTTGTCGCCACAATTGACGCCAGGTTTCCAGCACGGCTTCGGGATAGCGAAACTGCTGACACTCGCGTTTGATAATTTCCCCTAGCCAATCGAGCATGGGTAGATCGGCACAAGCCTGGATGCTCTTGGCACAGGCTTCGGCCCACTCAGCAAAGGCGCGGTAACTGACGAACTGACCGCCGCGATCGGTACGATGCACAAAGAGTTGATGCGGCCAATGTTCGATGCGATGAATCATCGATTCGGGAATTCCTAAATAGCGAGCGACTTTGCTAAACGAAAGACAAAGTTGCGGCTGCAAAACCTGCGTTAGGCGCATGGAAAAGAGGCTCCAAAACTTGGGTCCAAAAATGCTGGCAAGGGGATGGAAAGGGCAATTCAGACAATTGAACTGCCCCAACGATTCAGGTGAAGACCAAGCACAGAGCGATTGCTCAGCGTACCTGCGCCTGCCTTGGCGGGTGAATCACAAGTGATACACTCTCCTCAGCCTCCAAACCTTAAGTAAGTTTGGGGGTCAGCTATCTAGGGCTGGTTGCTACAGTTCCTAGGTAGCGTTCATCAACTGAACTGAGATTGCAATCTACAGCAGTTAAAGCCAATTGGCAAGTAGGGCTTGCAAAATTCTTTGAAGAAGATTCTGTTTCAGTGTGGGTAGTTGCTGAGTGCCTAATAGACAAAAACGTCAATACTCATCGACCTCTCCGGTGCAACCTCTCCATGAACCATCCGCCTGATTCTTTCTGTGGTTTCGCGGCTGAAAACAAGTTCACCGCAACGTGCACACACTTTTGCAGGAATGTTTTCAACCAAGACAGGTTTGCTGTCAATCTGAAACACTTCACTGACAAGTTCCTCATGGAACTCTACTGAGCCGCAGACATCACATTGAGACATCCCTACCTCCGTCTTGAATAATCAATCCACTGGATTGGGTCAGGCTCGTAAATCGTAATGATCTTAACTAACTCTGCATCAATGACTGAGACCTGAAGATGTAGAGGTCGGCCTGCACTCGTAAAACCCAGCAACAGACAGCTCAGAGAGTATTTATCATCCGGATAATCCTCAATTAAGATTGCATCCTTTCCAACCTCTCTGATTTCATATTCACTGATATTGCGCTCAACTGTCCGCCTGAACGCGTGACGGCTAAACTCAAATTGCCCAGAGCAAAGCTGGCCTCGAATCTCTTCAATTGATTTCACAAGGGATTGTACCGCGTCATCTAAGCCCACAGCCTCTTTAGATACTTCTGGCATCTTATACAGCCAGTACAGCCAGAGAGGTCCCACCCTAGTTTCTAAGACAAATCTGCAACACTAAAGAGTAAGGAAAGCGTAAGGGCAACTCATCTGAGGACTAAGGCAATGGTTCAAGCGCTACAGACCGGACTAGACACCCTCAAAAACGCGAAGCTGCTTAGCCCCAAGCTCCGCACGCGCCGACTGGTCAATCATTTGCTACCGATCCCCGCCACACCAATCTTGCGCATCGGTCAGATCCCGCCTGATTTTGAATTGCCTCTGATCGAACCTGATCCCCAACCCGATAGCGAGCCAGCCAAGATTCGCCGCTCAGAGTTTTGCAAAACTCACCGCTTCACCGTGCTCTCGTTCACGCGCATCTTCTCCGATGAGCACTACTGCCCCCTGTGCTTCCCCCATCAAATCGCCCTGCGAGACAACATCAAACAGATCCGGGATCTAGGCGCTGAGGTATTGATGGTGGCGGGCATCCCGAGCGATCAAGGTCGCAAAGTCATCTCAGACTTACACCTCAATTACCCCGTTCTGTCTGACCCCAACTGCGGCACTTTTCGGCTCTACCACACCGGCCAAGCTCTAGGCGCACCACTCCCTGCCACATTCATCCTCGATAACCACGGGCGTCTGCGCTACCAATATCTTTTCCGCTTCCAAGAAGCAAATCCACCAATTAATGAAATCTTGCAAACATTGATCTCCTTGCAAGTGCCCTAGGGTAGGAACTACCTACCTGGGTGATGTGGTTTGTAGTGCACCCGTTTTGAATAAAACCTGGGGTGTTAGGGCCTCATGCAACCAAGCCCAGCGTGGCAGGGATAGCCCTACCGATCAGCTGACAGGCGGATATTGTTCGCGTTAAAGCGCGGCCTCAATCCGGTGCGTCTGCCCCCGCAACTGAACACTGATTTTTTAGAATCCGGGAGAGCTAAACGAATGCCTGCAGACCTTTTAACTCGCAAGCGGACTCATTTTGTACTGTGGCGGCCCAGAGTGACCGAGCCTCAACCGACGCTCTACATCGGTCGCGCTCCCCAGGATCGCCGAGACTTTCGGGAAATCCCCCTCCAACCTGACGAGTCGTTTCGCGACCTATGGCAAGTCGCCGCTCAAGATTGCGGCCTAGCCGAGGGGCAGGTTTACTTCTACTGGTTCAAAGTCTGCGACACCAACGCCTACAGCAGTGGCTATCGCGTTCTCTACTGCACTGATCCCCTGGCCTACACCGTTGATCGGCGCTTTCTGGCTCCCGCCCCAGGCGAGGTGGGAGGAGCCGAGAGCGGTGATCCGGCTGGCGTCGTCCTCTATCAGCAAGGCCAACTCATCCCCTGCGATCCCCAAGGTCAAACTGTCAACTGGGAAGGAGAGCCCGATCTCTCAACCCTACCCACCAATAACCAGCTAGTTATCTACGAATTGCCAACTCGCTGGGCACAGAGCGCTTCCGATGGCCATGTCGTCTTCGGCAATGGCACCTTCCGCGATGCCCTAGCTCTACTGGAGCACGAAACGACAGCACCAGATTTCGCAACCGTGGCCGCGCTCGACCGAGGCCACGCCCATCTAGTCGAGCTGGGAGTGAATGCCCTGGAACTTCTGCCAGCCAGCGATAGCGATGACAAGCGCGAATGGGGATATGGCACCGCTAATTATTTCGCTGCTGACTTCGATTTAGGCAGTCCCGATTCCCAAAAAGCCCCAACAGCCTCGACCGATTTAAGCCACCTGATTAAAACTTGCCACCGCCAGGGTCTGCGCTTCTTCTGCGATATGGTGATGGCGTTTTCGCGCAATAACCCCTACAGCAACATCAATTTCTTAGACTTCTACGTCAAACATGCCAGTGGCGATCCCGAACAGGGCAGCCGCGATGGTTTCGGTGGCGATCTATTCAAATACAACTACTGGGTTGAAGGCTATCACCCAATCACGGGCCAAAAAGCCTGGTTTGTGCCTGCACGGGAATATTTAAAAGCCCATGTTGCTCATTGGCTGGAATATTACCGAGTTGATGGCTTGCGTTTGGACAGTGTCAACAACATTGCCAGCTACGACTTTCTGCAAGAATTCAAAGACTTTGCGCGACTTCTATGGGACAAGCGGGGCGGCAGTGGCGACCGCTTTTTGGTCGTGGGTGAAGACCTCAGTGTGCCATTGAGTTGGATCCAGCAAAATCGACTGGATGGACTGTGGAATGAGAAATTTAAGCAGATTGTGCGCCAGGTGATCTTAGGGCGCAATTGGTCAGATGAACCCAGCTTTGAGTGGAGCGTGCGCAAGCTAATCGATTGCCGCTTGTTGGGTTTTAGCGATGGCTCTCAAGCGGTTAATTACCTGACCTCTCACGATATCGGTGGCCTCGGTAATGAGCGCTTCTACAACTGGTTAGCCAATAATGGCGTCTACGAGACTGAGGAACGGATCAAATTAGCTTTCGTCTGTTTGCTCACCGCCGTGGGAACGCCCATGATTCTGGCAGGCGATGAATTTGCCGACCAGCAAGATCTAGACCTCAACAACGAACACGGCAGCAACAAACAAGTTGATCCCGTCAATTACAGTCGTGTCAGTGAAGATTGGCGGCAGCGTATTTTCCAATATGTGGCTCGGCTCACCCGCTTCCGCACCACCTCGCCAGCCTTAGCTGTCAATGACACTCAGTTTTTGCACTCTGATTTTTCTGAGGGCAAGCGGGTACTAGTCTGGAAACGCGGTCAGGGCGATCAAATTGCCGTTGTCGTTGCCAACTTCTCTGATTACGGCACACCACCCAATTCAGACTACAAAGTCCCCAACTGGCCTGGCATTTCTGCTGGCAAAACCTGGCGCGAAATCACTCAAGATCGGGCTGTACCGCAGGAGTGGGTTGGCCGCGAACCGGTTTATCCCTGGGAAGCCAAAGTGTATGTCCCGGTTTAGAACTCATTCAGTTAGAAGTGAGCCCATGCAGCTCGCTCGTTGCTAAAGACTAACTCGTGGCTAAAGACTAATAAGAGGGGCTGGATCACCCAGCCCCTCCAAACATGACAGCCAGTAGATGGCTCTCTTACTGAGTCGCGAGACTCCTAGTAGCGAGACTCAGTACGGCTCACTTCGTTGGGATCGCGATAACGTGCTGGCTCCTCAGGACGACGGAGCAGACCAGCCAAACCGGACAGACCCAGCAAGCCTAGCCAACCCCAATCGAAGTCGCGGTCGCCTTCAGTGTTCGCGGTGGTGGGCGCAGGGGCAGGGCTAGCAGTGGTATCCGCCGCATCAGGGGAAGCAGTCGTGCCACCCGTGGTGTCTGGAGCCGTCGTGGTGCCTGTGGTGCCAGGAGCGGTCGTGGTGTCTGCGCCAGTTCCAGTTGTGCCCGGTGCCCCAGTCGAACCAGGGAAAGTCGTGCCTGTGCCTGTGCCTGTGCTGCCAGTACCGGTGCCGGTATCCGCGCCAGTGCCCGCACCCGTACCACCAGGAACCGTGGTGCCCGTGCTACCCGTACCACCCGGTGCAGTCGTGGTGCCAGTGCCGCCGGGAGCGGTAGTCGTGCCAGTGCCAGCGCCGGTGCCAGTACCTGCACCAGTACCACCCGGAGCGGTAGTACCGGAGGTACCCGTGCCACCAGGTGCAGTGGTCGTGCCTGTGCCACCCGTGCCACCTGTACCGCCCGAAGACTGAGCAGAAGCAGGCAGGGTTGAAGTCATAACACCCAAGCTTAAGGCAAGGACACTAGCCCCAAGCAATCTTGACCAGCCATAAATTTTCATCGTCGAACTTCCTCTCTGAGTTGAATGATTTAGAAAATCTCTAAGGTAGACACGCGCTTCTGAAAATTGCGCGTCACTTTTAGCAGCGCATATCGCTACCAAGCTAAAGATTTACTGCAACAGCAGAATCAATCTAGGGAAGTAAAGCGTATCTAAAGAGGCTCTATCAAAGGGGAGACTAAAAAATTAGAGCAAATGTGATCAGGAACGCGCTCATTTTTTCAGCTATTGCTGAGCAGAACCCTTGCATAAACATTCGATTAACGAATCCCAATATTAAAGGATATTCAGTTGCGACGGCTCGGCCCAACTACAGTCAAACGCTACAGCTGTTCTTCGCGGTTCTCACAGGCGTTGTAGTAGCGAAGTCAGCTGATTGCGCAGTTCGCTGTTATCAGCAGGGGTCAAATCGAGTGCTTTTTGCAAATCAGAACGGGCGCTTTGGTTATCACCCAACTTGTTGTAAATCAAACCGCGATTGGCAAACGCAACCGGATCTTGGCTGCCCAATTCAATAGCTCGATTGTAATGTCCGAGTGCCGCATTCCAGGCGCCCAAACTCCCTTGGATATTGCCACAAGTATTGTAAGCATCCAGATAGCGAGGGCTCAATTCAATCGCCTTTTGGCAAGATTGCAACGCCTCTCTAGATTTCTTCTGCGATTGCAAAGCAGCAGCCCGAATGTTGTAGGCTGCTGCATAACTGGGGTTGAGTTGAATTGCTCGATTTAGATCTTGAAGGGCAGGTCCCATTTTGCCCTGAAAGTAGTAAGCAGAGCCTCGATTGTTGTAGGCAACAGCTTGCTTGGGGTCTAGCTTTAGAGCGGCATTGGCCCGGTCGATCGCTGCTTGCCATTGTTTGGCTTGCACTGCTAGAAAGCTGGCACAGGTTTGCCCTAAAGCTGATTCTGGGTCCTGAGCAGTGACGGCTTCGCAATCAGCTTTGGCTCCAGCGTTGTCACCCTCAGCCGCCTTGATCAAGCTGTCTCGGAATTTAGCCTGGAGATCAGCGTTTGGTGCAGCCTGGGCTGTGTCAGTCGCCACGGGCGTGGCCGTGGCTGTAATGGGAGCTTTGGGCTTGCTATTGAAGGCACTCAAAAGCCCAAACCCCAGCACTAACACACCTACCCCCACCCCACCCCACAGCAGCCGACGGTCGGGGAGGCGGAGGGGTTGAGTAGGCGCAGGCGTGAGCGAGGTTTTGGTTCCGGATTCGGTTGTAGTTTTAGCTTTAGCCTTAGGTTTCTGGGGCTCGTTCAGCTTCGCTGGCGCGACCACCTCAGTGTCAGCTCTGCTGATTGAGGCTGTCTCTGAGGCAGCCGGGGCTGACCCCACGCGAATGGTTGCTCCCAGGTCTGGACTTGAAGATTGGTTGACTTGGCCTAACGCCTTCAAGAGTTCATCAACTGTCTGCGGACGATCGGCTGGTTGCTTCGCCAGACAGGACATGACGAGGTCATTGACTGCCGCTGGCAAAGCGGCAGTCCCACCAATCGCCTTGAGGGACCGGGGCTGTTCCTGGTTGTGAACTCGATACCAATGGGCAAAAGAGTCTGAGTTGCTCGGGATTGAAGTAGCGTTGCTCCTGAGTGGATGCGTCCCAGACAGCATCTCGTACATGATCAGACCCAAGCTGTAGATGTCCGAGCGGGCATCCAATTCCCGACCTTCCATCTGCTCTGGCGAGGCATATGCCAGGGTGCCAATGAAAGCTTGCGTTTGCACTGAGAGCGTTCCCTGTTCGCCCAAAAACTTGGCAATGCCAAAGTCTAGTACCTTCACCAGCTCGCCCATGCTGGCATCCTCTTGCACCAAAATATTGCTGGGTTTGAGGTCGCGGTGCACCAGGTTTTGATGTCGCCCCTCAATTACCAGCCCTTCATGCACTTGTCGCAGACCCAAGCAAATCTGTCGGACCAACGACAAAAAGCGGTGCAAGGCCACAGGACCTGGCTGCATGATTTCCCGCAG from Leptolyngbya sp. FACHB-261 includes these protein-coding regions:
- a CDS encoding DUF4258 domain-containing protein — encoded protein: MPEVSKEAVGLDDAVQSLVKSIEEIRGQLCSGQFEFSRHAFRRTVERNISEYEIREVGKDAILIEDYPDDKYSLSCLLLGFTSAGRPLHLQVSVIDAELVKIITIYEPDPIQWIDYSRRR
- a CDS encoding peroxiredoxin → MVQALQTGLDTLKNAKLLSPKLRTRRLVNHLLPIPATPILRIGQIPPDFELPLIEPDPQPDSEPAKIRRSEFCKTHRFTVLSFTRIFSDEHYCPLCFPHQIALRDNIKQIRDLGAEVLMVAGIPSDQGRKVISDLHLNYPVLSDPNCGTFRLYHTGQALGAPLPATFILDNHGRLRYQYLFRFQEANPPINEILQTLISLQVP
- a CDS encoding alpha-amylase family glycosyl hydrolase; translation: MPADLLTRKRTHFVLWRPRVTEPQPTLYIGRAPQDRRDFREIPLQPDESFRDLWQVAAQDCGLAEGQVYFYWFKVCDTNAYSSGYRVLYCTDPLAYTVDRRFLAPAPGEVGGAESGDPAGVVLYQQGQLIPCDPQGQTVNWEGEPDLSTLPTNNQLVIYELPTRWAQSASDGHVVFGNGTFRDALALLEHETTAPDFATVAALDRGHAHLVELGVNALELLPASDSDDKREWGYGTANYFAADFDLGSPDSQKAPTASTDLSHLIKTCHRQGLRFFCDMVMAFSRNNPYSNINFLDFYVKHASGDPEQGSRDGFGGDLFKYNYWVEGYHPITGQKAWFVPAREYLKAHVAHWLEYYRVDGLRLDSVNNIASYDFLQEFKDFARLLWDKRGGSGDRFLVVGEDLSVPLSWIQQNRLDGLWNEKFKQIVRQVILGRNWSDEPSFEWSVRKLIDCRLLGFSDGSQAVNYLTSHDIGGLGNERFYNWLANNGVYETEERIKLAFVCLLTAVGTPMILAGDEFADQQDLDLNNEHGSNKQVDPVNYSRVSEDWRQRIFQYVARLTRFRTTSPALAVNDTQFLHSDFSEGKRVLVWKRGQGDQIAVVVANFSDYGTPPNSDYKVPNWPGISAGKTWREITQDRAVPQEWVGREPVYPWEAKVYVPV
- a CDS encoding acetamidase/formamidase family protein, with amino-acid sequence MAQHEHDSEQNPRSDHGVGHDCNDHTHGLANLDSEVSEPDPPAQFLSKQSRRAFLVSSGAAAALGADYAVGFLRNPEQAQAETVAAADSIRDAGNIHILKATPQTCFWGFFDKTLPPVLTIDSGDIVYVEALTHHAGDAPDLLMDTGVKEVYDKVTDRGPGVHVMTGPIAVRGAEPGDTLMVRILKTQPRLPYGSNIAAHWGYLYDAFKKERITIYKLDFEAGLAQPAFAYDFKGRPLYDKAGFVTAPDAASRQPFKTKVAIPMRPHFGVMGVAPGESGRINSIPPGPFGGNIDNWRIGAGATMYYPVFNRGANFFIGDPHMAQGDAELAGTAIEASLNGYLQIFVIKDFPITNPILETDTHWITHGFNEDLNKAMRQSADQMLKFLQTKRAMSADEAYTLMSVAVDFGVTQVVDMRQGCHAALPKSLFLPTPYSS
- a CDS encoding YgiT-type zinc finger protein; translation: MSQCDVCGSVEFHEELVSEVFQIDSKPVLVENIPAKVCARCGELVFSRETTERIRRMVHGEVAPERSMSIDVFVY
- the acsF gene encoding magnesium-protoporphyrin IX monomethyl ester (oxidative) cyclase, with product MVDSLHKADSLQEQRPGVKVPSKDTILTPRFYTTNFEEMAELDISSREADFQALLDEFRTDYNRHHFVRGDAFNQSLDHLDPEARRLFVEFLERSCTAEFSGFLLYKELSRKLKDSSPVLAECFNLMSRDEARHAGFLNKAMSDFNLALDLSFLTKSKSYTYFAPKFIFYATYLSEKIGYWRYIKIYRHLEAHPENRIYPIFQFFENWCQDESRHGDFFALLMKSQPQFLNDWKAKLWCRFFLLSVFATMYMNDVALRPEFYQLLGMNPRDYDLDVIEKTNRDAAKVFPVVLDTANPEFTARLDNCVDKARRLSAIGKSNAPALIQSLQKVPPILGIGWQLIRLYFMKPVPAAAPGTVR